The Pseudoalteromonas luteoviolacea DNA window GAACCAAACTTCTCTAACATGGCTCTTGGGCTGTTTTGCATCATGGCATCTGTCAAGGTGTCTATTTCGCACATATAACCGACTTTTTCTGTTTCAGATAGGCGTCTACCTTCTTCGTTGGTTGGATCGAGTGAGTCATGACCAACACCCATGACGTAGCGGAACATTTGCTGTGGTAAACAGCTTTGAGCGGAGGATAGATCCGCGATCACAGTACCTAATTGTTTAGCGCCATTGAAGGGAATGGATTCACTGACTTCTGCGTATTTTTCAGGAGCGAATAGGGTACCTGTAGCATCTATGGTATTGCCATTGTTGTCCGCACTTCTGATTTTGCCCACTGCGTCAAAGTCTTCCATGCCGAATCCCATCGGGTTGATATACTTTTCGTGACAAGCCGAACAAGGTTGGCCTTCAGTTAAGCTGTGATACTTAAGCTTGTTAGTGGTTGCTGGGTCTTGCAGCATATCAGACAGTTCAGCCAGTCTTTGTTCTCTGGCTTCAAAGGTGCCAGCTGGTGGATCGGGTTGATCTTGGCACAACATACGGCGGCGAACGCGCACTGAGCGCAAAATCGGGTGTGATTCAGCAACCTCAGCCCAACGCGCCATAAATGCGCCATTGGCCAATATACCACCGCGGTCAGTCGTATCGACTTTTTGTAACTCTTCGCCAGTGACTCCTGCAATATTGTAGTGCTCGGCAAGTAACTGATTGACGAACGTGAAGTTTGCAGTATACAGCGAGCTGAAACGCTCATCAGGTTGGGTCATGATGTACGAGAAGGTTTCGTTTATTTCTGCCTTCATGGCGGGGACCAGTTGTGCAAAACCCGGGTAGATGTTTTGATCTTTGGTTGCCACCTCTAAATTACCTGTGCCAAGCCAACTGCCAACAAAGTCACCAAGTACAGACTTTGAGCTCTCTGCAAGTCTATTTGCGTGCACGAAGATATTGGCTTCATCACGCAGCTCATCACGAGCTGCTGCTTGCCAGAGTTGCTGATCAGGTGTTGAGCCAGTGAATGTGTATGACAAAAAGGTGGCCATTTCCCACGAGGTCAACTCGAAAGCATCCGCATCTAGCTCTGCGTTGTCAGGATTTGGTTCACCTAATTCATGGCGATAAATAAACTGCGGTGAAGACAGTAGCCCCTCTAAAGCGAGCGTCATGCCCGCTTCAATATCTCCATTGTTGAAAAAGCCAGTGGCTATCAATTTGTAGTTTTGCGACTCATCTTGTGTTAATGGACGGCGGAAAATTTGCGGTGCAAGTTCATCCACTAAGCGATTTGCACAGTCTTCGTTCACTGCATCGCATTTTAGAGCAGGTGAAAAGTCATTCTCAGCGGCCCATTGTGAAAGCTCTTCAGCCACCAACAAGTAATTACTGTAGTTAGAAGGCTGTACGCTGGCGTGGGTATTGTTGATGAAAAAGCCAATTTGAGAATCAGGCGATAGTCCGTCCGAAACTTTAAAATTCACACCTAGCAAGTCTTCGACCGTATTTTGGTACTCAGTTTGCGTTAAGATCTTCAACTGTCTTGCCCCATATGCCACAGGTGCAACCCCGATATCACAGGTCAAAGGGGCGGGCCAAAGTGTTTGCAAATATGCCGCGATATCTGTTGCACATTGCTCATCACACGCACTTGGTGTGCCATACGGCATGGTGGTGACAATGGTGTCAATCATGGTTTGTATGTCTCGCTCAGTATCAAGCGCAGGGAATGATCCTAAGCCGCCCGCTTCTGAACCATGACAACCAGCACACCCTGTTTGGTATAGTTGCATACCTCTGGCAATCGGATCTGTTTGGGTAACGACAATTCGTTCAATATTACTTGGCTCTGAGGGAACTGAATTATTGAGCGCAATGATTTTATAATCAAATTCGCCTGACTCAGGTAACCCAGACTCATAGAAGCTCGAGTTTGATGCAAGCTCAGCGGCAGTTTGCCAACGACCATCTAAACTTTTAAAGCGAACCAGATAGTCGGTTTCGTTATTGCTGTTATCACGCCAGTTCAATTGCGCTTTGGCATCGATTGACAGCACACTTGCACTGAGCTCTGTCGGGGCCGCGGGTTTGTCGGCCATTGCAACCGGTTCAAAACTGTCTTGCTCAGTAGATAAATAAGTAAGGTTAAAGTAGACAGGTACAGATTCACCAATACTTGAGAGATTGGCGACTACGCGTAAAGCTTCTATACCATAATCCATTTCAAAGCTTTTACTGTCGATGATCATGGGTGAAAGTGAGCTGACATTTACTTTACCGGTAGCAAGTTTGACAACCAACACATCAAGTGTCATCTGATGATTAACACCGTGTAAGCTTATTTCACCAGTCACATTTTGAATAACCGGTTGGCCAATTTCCATATCGCTCAAAAGCGCATTGTCTATTTGTGTACTGAAATAAGCAACGGGCATTAAATCCGTTTCAAAAAGTAAGTCTAAAATTCGACTGTTTCTGATATCAACACCAGTGGAAATGGTACTCAGATCGATTGCGAGTTTAACTTGGCCGTCTGCATCGATACTGCCAGACAGGGCGGGGGTATCATTATTTTGTGCAACAAACTGATTTAACTCAGCAACGTGATCTTTTTTTACTGATACATAACTCAGTAAAGACATGGTGCTATCGAGTTGCCATAAACCCGTTTCAGTTACATCATCCGGTGGCGTAGTGGGCTCTGAATTTGTGCAAATATCACCACTTAAAGTCATGGTGACATCACCAGTTAAGCCATTTTTATTGGCGACAAAGCCTAAACCAAATGACTGATTGGCGTGTATGGTATGGCTTTTTGACGAAATGGTACAGCCTGTATCATGGCAGTTGAAATTGCCGTTCCAGCTGTTTTGCAGTGAAATACCTTGATCCCATGTAAGCTCGATGGACCAATCATTAATGTTATGGTCTGACTGATTTTCAATGACGATCTCGGTTTTAAAGCCATTGTTCCAATTGTCTGGAATTGTGAAAGAGCACTGTGCAGCGTGAACAAAAGAGGCACTGGTTAGTAGGCTTAAACAGGCAGCGAACTTAGCGATTTTAGGCGTGCACGGCCAATTATCAGTCAAGGTAAAAAAGCGTGTTAAATTATTGCGTTTCATCTTCTCTCCCTCCTATTGCTGCGCTTCAAAAACAAGGTTAAAACTCACGGGCACTGCGTAACTGATCACCGATAAGTTTGCCAATGTTCTGAGTGTTTCAATGCCAGATTCTAAGCCAAAGTCTGTGGCGGTTAGCACAATTGGCGTTAGGCTTTGCACCATAATTTTATTGTTTGCAAGACGTTGAACAACAACATCCGCGTTTACTTCTTTTATAACGCCAGTGAGGTTGAGTGTGGCTGAGATGGATTGCTTTTCCGTGCTACCAATGGGAAGTGCAACGAGTGCGGCATAGTCGATCGCAAGCAAGGCTTCGGCGGTTGGGAATGATTCTGTATCAAATAAAAACTCTTTCATTCTGCCATCTCGGGTGGCATTAGCGGTATTTACACTGCTGAGATCAATAGCCAGTCTTGCTACCCCTTCTGGTGTAATGCTGCCGCTGATGTTGTTAAACGTATGTGATTCTACGAGGTGCTGTTTTTTGGTCGACACGAAGTAAAGGTGAGAGCTTTGAGGGTCTAACACAAATGGTGCACTGATGGGGGGCGCTTCTGGTACTGAAACCTGAATCGTGATTGGGTCACTGATTGTGCTTATAACGCCGTCGTTGACCGTTAATGTGACGGTAAATGTGCCTGCTTCTTCATAAATATAAGCAGGGTTTGGTTCGCTTGAAGTCTGTCCGTTGCCAAAATCCCAGTTAAATGTGAGCGTATCACCGTCTAAATCAGAAGATTCATCACCATTAAAGTTAATCGTTAGTGGGTAGTCACCAGATGTGATAGAGGCTGATGCAATCGCCGAGGGTGCGTGATTAATGCCACCGTCTAACGAACATAAACCGCCAAGGGAAGGCGTTGTTGGTGCGTCATTTTCTTGTGCTTTTTGTGCATTGAAACCAAAATCTAAACTCTGGCCCGGGTTTATGGTGCGATTGTAATTTTCATTGATGATTTCATAAGGGTTATTGCCACTGTGCCTAGCATGCCATACGCCCGTCAATTTGGTGTTGTCGGCGAATGCCATGAGTACTTTCCAGTCAGAGATGGCAATCTCTTCAGTGTTGGTAATGGTGACTTTGCCACGAAACCCAGAGATCCACTCTTGTTCAACTTCAAAAGCACATTGTGCAGATTCAGGTTGAGCTTCACTAATGGTAACTTGTATTGGGGCTGCTGGATAATCATTCGTTCCATCATTGATGGTCAACAAAACAGAGTAGGCCCCAGCTTGCTCAAAAATATGCTGCGGATTTATGTCATTGGAGCTATGTCCATCGCCAAAATCCCAGCGATAACTGACATTATCTGACGGTAAATTTGCCGTTTCGCTGGTAAAGTTGATAGTTGTGGGTGCTGTGCCTTGGTTTTCGGACGCTGATGCCACAACCTTGACGCCATCATTTTGTGCGCTGCCCTCGCAAATACCAAATAATCTTGGTGCATTAGCGACTTGTCCATTACTCTTTTGGACGTTAAAACCAAACGCTTTGGATGAGCCCGGCTGAATAGTGCTATTCCAGTTGAGGTTGCTAAATTGATATGGGCCATTGCCACTCAATTGGGCGCGCCATGCATTATTAATTGATTCGCCTTGGTTAAACTCTAACCCAACTTCCCAGCCGTTTATAACCGAGTTAGTATTGTTATACACGGTGACTTCAGCTGTATAACCACTTTGCCATTCATTTTTCACATTGAATTCGCATTGTGCGGCTGAGCCGTGTATCGAGTGCCCCAAAACCATCAAACAGAGGCCAGTTTTTAAAAAACTGAGCTGCTTGCTATTGTATCTGTGTTGTCTCATGAAAATTCCCCGAAACATTGCCAATTGACATGTTATTCCCTGCTGTTCTTCGCTAAATAGTCGAACGACCAGAGCTCACAGGCGGTAATAACAAACGCAATAATCAGGTATAAGGTAATACCAAAGGTTGGAGTTATGGCATGACATGCCAACGGCGTGAATACCGATAGATCACACAATGCGCATACAAAAAACCGTATGCACATTTTGAGCAATATAAACGTTGGCATTCAGCAACCCCGCTATCTTAGTTTTCACCTTAGACCGGAAGCTTTGCGTCCCTTTTTTTCAAAAGGTTTGCTATTTTAAGCCTGTTAAAGGAACTTAGCTTAAAATCGCCACAACCGCAAAGCGCCAACTGCAACTTTCACAGTATTTGCACATTTCAATTTAAGATGCTTTGTAAAGTCATACAAAAGCCTCAGGTTTTATCTAATAAGTT harbors:
- a CDS encoding DUF1592 domain-containing protein — its product is MKRNNLTRFFTLTDNWPCTPKIAKFAACLSLLTSASFVHAAQCSFTIPDNWNNGFKTEIVIENQSDHNINDWSIELTWDQGISLQNSWNGNFNCHDTGCTISSKSHTIHANQSFGLGFVANKNGLTGDVTMTLSGDICTNSEPTTPPDDVTETGLWQLDSTMSLLSYVSVKKDHVAELNQFVAQNNDTPALSGSIDADGQVKLAIDLSTISTGVDIRNSRILDLLFETDLMPVAYFSTQIDNALLSDMEIGQPVIQNVTGEISLHGVNHQMTLDVLVVKLATGKVNVSSLSPMIIDSKSFEMDYGIEALRVVANLSSIGESVPVYFNLTYLSTEQDSFEPVAMADKPAAPTELSASVLSIDAKAQLNWRDNSNNETDYLVRFKSLDGRWQTAAELASNSSFYESGLPESGEFDYKIIALNNSVPSEPSNIERIVVTQTDPIARGMQLYQTGCAGCHGSEAGGLGSFPALDTERDIQTMIDTIVTTMPYGTPSACDEQCATDIAAYLQTLWPAPLTCDIGVAPVAYGARQLKILTQTEYQNTVEDLLGVNFKVSDGLSPDSQIGFFINNTHASVQPSNYSNYLLVAEELSQWAAENDFSPALKCDAVNEDCANRLVDELAPQIFRRPLTQDESQNYKLIATGFFNNGDIEAGMTLALEGLLSSPQFIYRHELGEPNPDNAELDADAFELTSWEMATFLSYTFTGSTPDQQLWQAAARDELRDEANIFVHANRLAESSKSVLGDFVGSWLGTGNLEVATKDQNIYPGFAQLVPAMKAEINETFSYIMTQPDERFSSLYTANFTFVNQLLAEHYNIAGVTGEELQKVDTTDRGGILANGAFMARWAEVAESHPILRSVRVRRRMLCQDQPDPPAGTFEAREQRLAELSDMLQDPATTNKLKYHSLTEGQPCSACHEKYINPMGFGMEDFDAVGKIRSADNNGNTIDATGTLFAPEKYAEVSESIPFNGAKQLGTVIADLSSAQSCLPQQMFRYVMGVGHDSLDPTNEEGRRLSETEKVGYMCEIDTLTDAMMQNSPRAMLEKFGSLKSVRYRKAWSRNE
- a CDS encoding cellulose binding domain-containing protein encodes the protein MRQHRYNSKQLSFLKTGLCLMVLGHSIHGSAAQCEFNVKNEWQSGYTAEVTVYNNTNSVINGWEVGLEFNQGESINNAWRAQLSGNGPYQFSNLNWNSTIQPGSSKAFGFNVQKSNGQVANAPRLFGICEGSAQNDGVKVVASASENQGTAPTTINFTSETANLPSDNVSYRWDFGDGHSSNDINPQHIFEQAGAYSVLLTINDGTNDYPAAPIQVTISEAQPESAQCAFEVEQEWISGFRGKVTITNTEEIAISDWKVLMAFADNTKLTGVWHARHSGNNPYEIINENYNRTINPGQSLDFGFNAQKAQENDAPTTPSLGGLCSLDGGINHAPSAIASASITSGDYPLTINFNGDESSDLDGDTLTFNWDFGNGQTSSEPNPAYIYEEAGTFTVTLTVNDGVISTISDPITIQVSVPEAPPISAPFVLDPQSSHLYFVSTKKQHLVESHTFNNISGSITPEGVARLAIDLSSVNTANATRDGRMKEFLFDTESFPTAEALLAIDYAALVALPIGSTEKQSISATLNLTGVIKEVNADVVVQRLANNKIMVQSLTPIVLTATDFGLESGIETLRTLANLSVISYAVPVSFNLVFEAQQ